From one Candidatus Binataceae bacterium genomic stretch:
- a CDS encoding nuclear transport factor 2 family protein, whose protein sequence is MSAQEEIKRAVDQIIAAATKGDFAPFITALDDDVEIFDHVPYRFDNKESFLEYLQSTVAGAESTTFSFHQPSYRAINETTGVINSYDRLATTPKGGGAPRVQSGRTTMVLAKRESQWKIVSAHFSPLPKE, encoded by the coding sequence ATGTCAGCACAGGAAGAGATAAAACGGGCTGTCGACCAGATCATTGCGGCGGCGACCAAGGGAGATTTCGCGCCGTTCATCACCGCACTGGATGACGACGTCGAGATCTTCGACCATGTCCCGTATCGCTTCGACAACAAGGAGAGCTTTCTTGAGTACCTGCAGAGTACGGTGGCGGGAGCGGAATCGACCACCTTCTCGTTCCATCAGCCCTCTTACCGAGCCATCAACGAAACCACCGGCGTGATCAACTCCTATGATCGCCTGGCGACCACACCGAAGGGCGGGGGCGCTCCCCGAGTCCAATCGGGACGGACCACGATGGTACTGGCCAAGCGCGAGTCCCAGTGGAAGATCGTGAGCGCGCACTTCTCTCCGCTTCCGAAGGAGTAG